From Ignavibacterium sp.:
TTGAAGCAATAATTTGTTCAAGTCGTTCTCCTCTATAACTCGCACCACGAATTCTTGGTGCTTTTCTGGAAAGATAATTTTCTCTCGGAAAGATTTCATATATAAAACCGGTTCCATCATCGTTCAGATCAAACTTAACTTTATCACCAACAACAGCAATGTCTGTCTGGTATAATTTATCTTTTTTGAGAGAAAAATCTTTTTTGAATTTACCACGCAACACACAACGAATAAGTGCGTGCGATTTTAATTCATAAACATAGTAATCTTTGCTTTCTACTCTCGAAATAATTCCTTCGATTGCATTACTCCTTTATTTATACTGATGCAAAAATACAACTGAAAATCAACATTTATAGCGAAAACAAAATTTGATTGGATGATTGAATAGAATGACTGATTGTCATTTCGACCCCGACCTGTCGGGGGAGAAATCTTTCAACACAACTATGTAAAGCACAAAAGCGAATGAATGAATGGATGAATGGATAGATTAATAACTAAATGAGACTTGTAATGTTGATTGGATTGTATCATCCCAATATTCGATTATCGGATACTTAAAACCTGAATTAGTTAATTAATTAACAATTTAACTCATCTTCACTAAAATCAATACTCTGCTTCTGTAAATGAATTACAATTATTGCTGTGAACTCTAATTCAGAACTCTTCGATCTACCCGCAACTATCTTTTCGCTTCTCACTACTTTTGAAACACTTTATTACTGCTTGTATCATTTTATTTCTCATTTTATTTCAATTTTCGGTTTATCAGTGCTTATCGTGGCATGACGATTGAATAAAATTGGCTATGAATTTATTCGAATACATAATCATATTTATTCTTATCGCAATAACGGTATTCTCAGTTATTAAATTTCTTCATTACAGGAAGAACCAGCGCGAGATTAAAAATCTTTTCAAATAATTCTCATCACTTTCAAATTATTGCAAACTCTATGGCTCATCTCTATATTTGATTGAGCTAATTAAGGATATTTATGCACCCGAAAGTAATACTTCAAACAAATTTTCCCGGACTAAAATTTCTTAAAAGAGGTAAAGTAAGAGATATTTATGAAGTCGGTGAATATTTACTTATTGTTTCAACCGACAGAATTTCTGCTTTTGATGTTATAATGAATCAGGGAATACCTTACAAAGGAATGATACTTACAAAAATTTCAGAGTTCTGGTTCAGATTTGTTGAAGATATTATTCCCAACCATTTGATTACCACAAATGTGGAAGAATTTCCATCGGAGTGCAAACCTTATGCTGATGAACTTCGCGGAAGGTCAATGCTTGTTAAAAAGACAGAAGTAATCCCTATTGAAAGCGTGGTTCGCGGTTACATTACCGGAAGTGGTATGGTTGATTACAAAGCAACAGGAAGTATATGTGGAATAAAACTTCCCGAAGGTTTGGTCGAATCAGAAAAACTAAACGAACCGATTTTTACACCTGCTACTAAAGAAGAGCTTGGTTCTCATGATCAGAATATCTCGGAAGATGAAGCAAAAAAAATTGTTGGCGATGAAGTTATAAATTTCATTAAAGAGAAAACGATTGCTGTTTATAAAAAAGCTTATGAAGATGCTTTGAAGAAAGGAATAATAATCGCCGATACAAAAATGGAATTCGGTAAATATAATGGTGAAATAATTCTTATTGATGAATTGCTTACTCCTGATTCGAGCAGATTCTGGCCTGCAGATAAATATCAGAAGGGAAGAGTTCAGGAAAGTTTTGATAAACAATTTCTTCGTAATTATCTGATTTCAATTAATTTCAACAGACAACCTCCTGCACCGGATTTACCCGAAGAAATTATTATGAAGACAAGTGAAAAATATCTGGAAGCACTTGAGAAGTTAACAGGTCAAAAAATTTAATCTGGAAAGACAATCCGTCTCAGGAAGATTGCCTTGTCCGATAATGTAAATTATTAACAAAAAAATGAATCCGAAAAAAATAAAATTGATTGAAGGTAAAAATCTGTTGATAAGCTGGCAGGATGGTAAAGAGCATTCAATTCCATTGCTGAAGTTAAGAAAACTTTGTCCTTGTGCGACTTGTTTAGCAGAAAGAGAAAAGCAAAGTAAAACTTATATCCCGGTTTTTTCAGAAAATCAGATTACGGTTGATGAAATTAAACAGGTCGGAAATTACGCAATAGCAATTTTCTGGAAGGACGGACACAACACGGGAATTTATGAATACACATTTCTCCGACTAATTGGTGAGAATAGCAAAGACTAAAAAATGACTTTACCAAATCAGTTAACAGTTTTAAGAATAATCCTCACTCCGGTTTTCCTGTATTTTTTCCTCTCAAATGATCCTTTGTTCATTCAGATTTCATTGGCGATTTATATTATTGCAGCACTAACCGATTGGTACGATGGCTGGCTTGCACGGAAATTTAATTACATAACCGAATGGGGAAAATTCTGGGATCCTTTAGCTGATAAGATTCTGACTTCTGTTGTATTTATCGGATTCGTTATAGTCAAACTACTTCCTTTATGGATGGTTTTACTTATTATCTTCCGTGATTTATCCGTTACCTTACTTCGCGTTTATGCGGATAGCCGCGGATATTCTTTCCGAACAACTTACTATGCAAAATGGAAAACAATGCTTCAGATGATTTTTCTCTACTATCTTTTGATTCTTTATGTATCAAAAAACACAGCTGAGATTTACAATCAATATCAAATGATAGTTGATATACTGTTAAACAAAGATATTATTTATTTTGTTATGCTTGCTATAACTATAATAACAGTTCACTCGGGTATAACCTATTTACTTCTGAACAAATCACTAATAAAACAATTACTCAATGAAACAGATAAACTGGTTTGAAAAATTTCTTGGTTCCGGTTTTTATACCGGATATATTCCGTTTGCTTCAGGAACATTCGGAAGTCTTGCTGCATCAATTATTTATTTTCTAATTCCGGGAACGGAAAATATTATTGTACTTTTTGCAATGATTCTGGTTTTCTTTCTTTACGGAGTTTTTGTTTCATTTAAATTTGAAAATGTTTATGGAAAAGACCCGGCTGAATGTACTATTGATGAGGTTGTAGGAACCTGGATTGCTTTATTGAACTTGCCAAAATCATTACTGCTGGTAATCATTTCTTTTTTTGTGTGGAGAGCACTGGATATAATTAAACCTTTCCCTGCTCGAAAATCCGAAAGCTTGCCGGGAGGTTGGGGAATTATGGTTGATGATGTTATTTCCGCATTCTATACATTTATTATAATGCAAATATTGTTTCACTATTTTAAAGTGAGCTGAAAAATGAAAGCGTATTTGATTTCTATCGGAGATGAATTATTAATTGGTCAAACCATTAATACAAATGCTGCCTATATTGGTAATGCACTTTCTGAAATCAACATTGAAGTAATAGAAGTATCATCTATCGGAGATGATATTAAAACAATTCTTGAAGAACTTCAGCGTGCATCTGCAATGGCTGACTTGATTGTAATTACAGGCGGACTCGGTCCCACTCACGATGATGTTACAAGAAATGCAATCGTTTCGTTTTTCAAAACTGAGTTAATTCAAAATGAAGAAGTTCTAAACGACATTAGAGCTTTGTTTGAAAAAAGAGGGAGAAAGGTTACACCAATAAATGAAGCTCAGGCACTTGTTCCTAAAATTGCAACTCCGATAAAAAACAAACGAGGAACTGCTCCGGGAATGTGGATAGAGCAAAATGGTAAAATTTATGTGGTGATGCCAGGTGTGCCTTTCGAAATGAAGGGAATGATGGAAGATTTTGTTATTCCGAAACTGTCTGAATTAATGAAAGATAGTACATCTATCATTAAAAAATTAATTCTGCAAACCACTGGAATTCCCGAATCTGCATTATTTGAACGATTAGGTAACCTTGATGAATTATTGGATAATGCAAAAATAGCATTCCTTCCGAATCAGTACGGAGTGAAATTAAGAATTACAGTTACTGAAAATTCAGAAGAAGAAGCGCTTAAGAAATTAAATGAAATTGAACAAAAAATCAGAACAAAAGTTGGCAGGTACATTTTCGGTCGGGGCGAAGAAACTCTTGAACAGGTAATTGGTAAACTACTTTCGGACAGAGGACTTACGCTCGCTGTTGCTGAATCGTGTACAGGTGGAGAGGTGTGCAGCCGTATTACAAATGTAAGCGGAAGCAGTAAATATTTTGAAAGAGGAATTGTTACTTACAGCAATGCTTCTAAAGTTGAATTACTTAGAGTAAATGAAGATACAATTGCGGAAGTCGGAGCAGTTTCAAGAGAAGTTGCAATGCAAATGGCCGAAGGTGTCAGAGCAGTCAGCGGAACTGATATTGGAATTTCAACAACAGGAATTTTAGGCCCCACCGGTGCAACAACTAATAAGCCTGTCGGTTTGGTTTTCATTGGATACTGTGATGAAAAAGTTTGTACAGCTAAAAAATTTCTTTTTGGTGATGACAGAATCCTGAACAAACAACGCGCAACTCAGGCAGCTTTGGAAATGCTCAGAAGACAATTACTCGGCATTTCAGATGAAGAGTAGAATATTTGTTGCATTAAATATTCCTGATGAAGCAAAAGACAAGCTGTTTGAAATTATAAATCAGCTTCACACTGATAAAAATTTAAAGTGGGAAAAAAAGGACAAAATTCATCTCACACTTAAATTTGTCGGTGATGTTGATGATGAAGATGTTCCGCTAATAACAAAGGAGCTTGAATTTCTTCAGGAATATAAAACGCAAAACCTTCAGATTACCGGATTCGGATTTTTCTTTCGATTCAAAGAACCAAAAATTCTTTGGGCAGGATTAAAATTTTCTGATGAATTGAAACTAATTGCACAAAAGTTGGACGATTACTTTACTAAGTTTGGAATAGAAAAAGAGAAAAGGGAATTCAAACCACACTTAACTTTGATGAGAATAAAAAATAACCCTGGTGATAACTTTATTAACAAATTCAAAAACTCTAAATTTGAACCGATTGATTTTCAAAGTAATTCCATTTCGTTAATTAAAAGTGAATTGAATCCTTCTGGTTCAGTTTACACAGAAATTAAAAAATATAATCTCAGACCATTGGAGGAATAATGAGTACAGATCGCGATCAAAAACTTAAAATTATTGAAGATGCTATAGCCGGAATAGAAAAGACTTACGGTAAAGGCGCTATAATGAAACTTGGTGATGGAATCATCAACGACATTGAAGCAATTCCAACCGGAGCTTTATCGCTTGATATTGCACTTGGTATTGGTGGAATTCCAAGAGGAAGAATAACCGAAATATTCGGTCCTGAATCAAGTGGTAAAACTACATTGTGTTTGCATGTAATTGCAGAAGCTCAGAAGATGGGTGGACTTGCTGCATTCATTGACGCTGAACACGCACTTGATGTTAACTATGCTAAAAAGCTTGGTGTTGACACAGCTAATCTTCTTATTTCACAACCTGACTACGGCGAGCAGGCACTTGAAATTACAGATACACTTGTAAGAAGTAATGCGCTTGATGTAATTGTAATTGACTCAGTTGCTGCATTAGTCCCCCGTTCAGAAATTGAAGGAGAAATGGGCGATGCAACAATGGCAGTGCAGGCAAGACTTATGTCCCAGGCACTCAGAAAACTTACTGCAGCGATTTCAAAATCAAAGACAGCAGTTATATTCATTAATCAGTTAAGAAGTAAAATCGGTGTGATGTTCGGGAGTCCTGAAACAACAACCGGTGGAAATGCTCTTAAGTTTTATGCTTCTGTAAGAATTGATATAAGAAGAATCGCAGCAATTAAAGAGGGCGAAGATGTAATTGGTAACAGAACAAAAGTTAAAATTGTAAAGAGTAAAGTTGCCCCACCATTCAAACAGGTTGAATTTGATATTCTTTACAACGAAGGTATTTCCAAAACAGGTGACCTTGTTGATCTTGGAACCGAACTTGGCATTATCAAAAAGAGTGGTGCGTGGTTTACTTATGGAGAAGACAGAATTCAGGGTAGAGAACAATTCCGTCAGAAGTTAATTGAATATCCTGAAATGTATAAACGACTTGAAGATGAAATAAAAGCTAAGATTGGTTTTAAACGGGCAGGTTATGAAGCTGAACAAAAAGCTGAGGAAAAGACAGAAGAAAAGAGCAAATCAAAAAAATCTGCTAAGTAAGAATGATTGTTGAAAGAATTGTAAGTAAAGATGATGATAAAGCTACGGTGTTTTTTGATAATGGCGAGAAATTAGTTTTACACAAAGATGTTTTATATCAAAGCGGTTTGAGGAAAGGTGATGAAATTTCTTCAGACCGCTTTTCAATTTTAAATCAGGAAGAAACTTTTTATCTCATTAAGCAAAAAGCATTTCGTTTACTGCAGCGAAGAATCCACACGGCTAAAGAACTTCATACAAAACTAAGACAGAAATTTTCTGATGATTCATTGATTAAAAAGTGTATAACTGAATTGCAGCAAAAAGGTTTTATTGACGACAAAGAATTTGCTGTTGCCTTTATCTCAGAAAAACAGAAATCAAAAAAATGGAGCAGGGCAAGATTAAAATCAGAATTGATTAAACGCGGAATTTCATCTCAGATAATAAATGATTTTTTGAATGAAACATTTAATTCAGAAAAAGAAGAACAATCAGCTCTTGAACTCGCAGAAAAGAAATACAATCAACTTATAAGAAAAGAGAGTGATAAAAGAAAATTATTTCAGAAGCTTGTAATGCACTTACAGTCAAAAGGATATGATTATGATTTGTCTTCAGAAATCGTTAGAAAAATACTTAGTGTTGAGGAAGATTAGTTTTTAATACTTTCTTTCAATTTTTTCAGAAAATTTTTGATTTGAGTGTTCTGAACTTTTTCAATCGCTTCTTCATAAACAAACCATTTTCTCTTTCTTAAATTTTTTTCAGGATAATCATCAAGCTCTTCATCAACTTCCATTGTGTAAACTTTCACTAATTCTTTTCCGCTTTTCTTTTCGTTTATAAACTGACCGACTTCAACAGTTTCGTTTGAGCCAACAACACCTGCTTCTTCGTAAGCTTCTTTCTTTGCGGATTCAAAAGGAGTTAGATTAAATTCAATATAACCTTTAGGAACAATCCAGTTCTTCTTTTTGATTGATGTAACAAGAAGTATCTCAAGCTTTCCGTCTTTAAGACGATAGGGAATTACTGCAGACTTTGTGAATTCAACTTCCATTGAAAATGATTAACTTGTAATTGTTAAATAAATTTTACTCAGCGCAAAAATATAACTATCACAGGCAAGATGAAACTTTTTGAAAATTATTCATTGAAAGAATTAAACACTTTTCACATCGATGTTAAAGCAAAGAGATTTATAATTGTTGAAAATGTGAATGAGCTTAAAGAGCTATTTAATTCATCTGAATTGTCAGCCGTAAAATTTTTAACTCTTGGTGGTGGAAGTAATATTCTCTTTACAAAAGACATTGATGATACGATTATCCATCTTTCATTCAATCAACTTTCTGAACTTAAATCAGATGATAATTTTGTTTATCTGAAGGCAGAAGCAGGATTGATTTGGGATGATCTTGTCAAATATTCAGTTGAAAAAAATCTTGGTGGCATTGAAAACCTTGCAATGATTCCCGGAACAGTTGGAGCAGCACCAATTCAGAATATCGGTGCTTATGGTCAGGAACTTAAAGATACTTTGGTGGAAGTTGAGTTTTACGATTTGATTGAAAATAAAATTAGGTGTCTCAGTAATGAGCAGTGTCAGTTTGGTTATCGTGATTCGGTTTTCAAAAATGAATTGAAGAATAAATTTATAATTACATCAGTAACATTTCGACTATCTAAAAATCCTGTTCCCGTTTTGAATTATGGAAATGTATCAAACGAACTTTCCAAATCCGGTATTAAGAATCCGACAGTCAAAGATGTAAGTAACATCATCAGAAAAATACGAACTGAAAAACTTCCTGATCCGGATTTAATAGGGAATGCAGGAAGTTTCTTTAAAAATCCTTTTGTTGAAGAACAAATATTACAGCAGATAAGAAAGAAATTTCCTGATGTGCCATCATTCAATCAGGAAAATAAAATTAAAATTCCTGCTGCCTGGCTAATTGAAAAATCCGGATTGAAAGGATTTAGAAAAGGAAATGTTGGAACATATCCGAATCAACCTCTTGTGATTGTAAATTATGGTAATGCAACCGGTACTGAGATTCTTGAATTTGCGATGTTCATTCAAAAGACAGTATTAGAAAAATTCAATATTCAACTTGAACCTGAAGTAAATATTATCTGATAAAGCTACATTAAGATATTTCTAATCCGTGTTAATCTGTGTTATCTGTGGTTAAAAAATCAACTAACCACAGATTGCAAAGATTCTCTCTGATAAAAAAAGCATCTTCCAAAGGATAAAGTCATTTTCATTTTTCAAATTGAATTGCAATTATTTTGTTCTATAATTATTTTCTCATCAACAATTATAAGGAGTGAGCAATGGGAAGCAACTCAAAAGATGAAAAAATATTATCTGCTTATGAAAAAGCAGCTCAGGAAGGTATTGATCCGCGTTGTATTCCACAGAAGTTGACAGGTAGCGTTCCAATTCACGATGAAATTGTTTATCCTGATTACACCGACGAAGAACAAAACAACTGGAAATTCTTATACAATCGTCAGATGAGCTTTTTACCAGGCAGAGCTTGTGATGAATATATTGATGGTGCAAAAGCACTTAATCTCACGCCTGATAGAATTCCTTATCTTAAAGCAATCAGTCATGTTTTTAATAACACTACAGGTTGGAAAGTTGCAAGAGTTCCCGGATTGATTGATGTAGAAGATTTTTTTGGTTTAATCAGTAAAAAAATTTTTCCTTCAACAGATTACATCAGAACGAAAGAAGAACTTGATTACACACCTGCACCGGATTTATTCCATGATATTTTCGGACATATGCCTTTGTTGACAAATTCAAACTTTGCATCGTTCTATCAGCAATTTGGAATTGCTTCATTAAACGCAACCGGAATTGATAGAAAATATTTGGAGACTTTGCACTGGTTTACTGTTGAATTCGGTTTAATCAAAAAGCCAGAAGGAATGAGAATTTACGGAGCAGGAATTTTATCATCGCTTGGTGAAGTGCAACACGCTCTTTCTGATGAAGTAGAAGTAAGAGAATTTGATCCGGATAAAATTGTGGTTCAGGAATATGATGTTTGGCACCTTCAACCGATACTTTTTGCAATTGAATCATTCGAGCAACTGGAAGATGGATTCAGAAGCTGGACCAAAAGAAAAAAACTTCTTTAATTGAACTTTCCCGATTTTTATTTGTTGTGTTGCTTGTAACACTAAGTTGCAAGAACGAATAGCTTTGGCTAATTTTTCAAACAAATAATTCAAAATCTTTCCACATAAAATAAATAGGAGAAAATATGTCATTAAAAGTTGGAGATATCGCTCCTGATTTTACATTATTTAATCAGGATGCTCAACCGGTTTCATTAAATCAATTTAAAGGTAAAAAAGTAGTTCTTTCTTTCTTCCCGTTTGCAAATACATCTGTTTGTACAAAAGAAATGTGCACATTCAGAGATGAAATGAAAGAATATGAATCATTAGATGCTCAGGTTCTCGGAATAAGCGTTGATAGTCCGTTTGCATTAAAGTTATTTCATGAAAAGAACAATTATAATTTCCCGTTACTAAGTGATTTCAATAAAGAAGTTTGTACAAAGTATGGAACTTTAACTGTATTTGTTCCCGGTAAATTTGATTTTCAAGGCGTTTCAAAGAGAGCAGCTTTTGTTATTGATAGAGATGGTGTTATTCAATATGAAGAAGTACTTGACAATCCTGGCAACGAACCAAATTATAATGCAATCAAAGAAACTCTTTCAAAAATCAAATAGGTATTATTATGATTGAAGAAGGAAAGAAAGCACCGGACTTCACCCTTCCGGATCAGGATGGAAATAAAGTTAAGCTTAGTGACTTAAAAGGGAAGTATGTTGTGCTTTATTTCTATCCGAAAGATGACACTCCCGGTTGCACAAAGGAAGCGTGTAACTTTCGTGATACATTCCCTAAGTTCAAAAATATTGATGCTGTAATTCTTGGAGTTAGTCCTGATAGCGTTTCATCGCATAAGAAATTTGCAGAGAAGTATAAATTACCTTTCCGGCTTTTAGCTGATGAAGATAAAAAAGTTGTTGAGAAGTACGGTGTTTGGAAAGAGAAAAGCATGTATGGAAAAAAGTATATGGGAGTTGAACGAACAACATTTGTAATTGATCCTGACGGGAAGATTAAAAAAATCTTTCCAAAGGTAAAAGTTGATAATCATCATAAAGAAGTATTGGAAGCATTGAAAGACTAAATATGGTTTACATTACGAGAAGAGAAACATTCGCCGCTGCTCATCGTTTATTCAAACCTGAGCTTTCTGATGAAGAAAACTTAAAGATGTTTGGTAAGTGCAGCCATCCAAACTGGCACGGACACAACTACACTCTTGAAGTAGTTGTTGCCGGTGAAGTGAATCCGGAAACAGGTTTCGTTCTTGATGTTAAAGAGCTGAAAAAGATAATTCATCAGTATGTAATTGATAAAGTTGATCATAAGAACTTAAACTTAGATACTGATTTTTTGAAAGGAATTATTCCGACTTCAGAAAATATATGTATTGCAATATGGAATCAGTTAAAAGATAAAATTCCATCCGGAAAACTTTATTCTGTAAAATTGTACGAAACAGAAAATAATTATTTCGAATACCGAGGAGAATAATAATTGAACAAAGAAAAATTTGAATCCCTCGTCAGAAACATTCTTATTGAAATTGGAGAAGACCCAAACAGAGAAGGTCTTCTCTCAACTCCCAAAAGAGTTGCAGAAGCTTATGAGTTCCTTACTGCAGGTTATCAAAAAGATATTGATGAAGTTCTTAACAACGCCATCTTTACAGAAAAATATGATGAAATGGTTTTGGTAAAGAATATTGATTTTTACAGTATGTGCGAACATCATATGCTTCCTTTTTACGGTAAAGTTCATGTTGCTTACATTCCCAACGGAAAGATTGTTGGATTGAGTAAGATTCCGAGAATTGTCGAAGTCTTTGCCAGAAGATTGCAGGTTCAGGAGAGAATGACACAACAGATTGCCGATACACTTGAAAAATATCTTCAGCCCGTTGGAGTTGCAGTGGTAACAGAAGCATTTCACATGTGTATGATGATGCGTGGCGTTGAGAAGCAGAATTCATCTGCTACTACAAGTGCAATGCATGGAGTATTTAAAGATGACGCCAAAACCAGAAATGAATTTATAAACTTAGTGGGAATCAGAAATCTTTAATGGATAAATCAAACGGAATCTGGGTAACCGGCGCAAGCAGCGGAATTGGCAGAGCTACAGCCGCTGAGTTTGCCCGTGTTGGTTGTAAAGTATTTGCTTCTGCACGAAGAAGTGTTGAATTGGAAAGACTAAATTCTGAACTGGAAAAAGAAAATCGTTCAGTTGAAATTTTTCCTTGCAATGTTGCTTCTTATCAGAATGTGGAATCTGCTTTCAAAAAAATTACAGCGACCAGCAAAATTGATTGTCTGGTAAACAATGCCGGCGTAACTACTTTCAAGCTTGCTACTGAAAACTCAATCAATGAAATTAATGATATCATTTCTACTAATCTGCTTGGCTCAATTTATACTATTAAAGCAGTGCTTCCGCATATGATTGCAAATGGAGGTGGAACTATAATTAATGTTCTTTCTGTGGTTGCTAAAGCTGTTTACACAAAAAGCTCTGCATACACTGCTTCAAAAATGGGATTGCTTGGTTATACAAATTCTTTGCGTGAGGAATTGAGAGAACACAATATCAGAATTATTAATATTCTTCCTGGCGCTACCGAAACACCTA
This genomic window contains:
- a CDS encoding phosphoribosylaminoimidazolesuccinocarboxamide synthase; amino-acid sequence: MHPKVILQTNFPGLKFLKRGKVRDIYEVGEYLLIVSTDRISAFDVIMNQGIPYKGMILTKISEFWFRFVEDIIPNHLITTNVEEFPSECKPYADELRGRSMLVKKTEVIPIESVVRGYITGSGMVDYKATGSICGIKLPEGLVESEKLNEPIFTPATKEELGSHDQNISEDEAKKIVGDEVINFIKEKTIAVYKKAYEDALKKGIIIADTKMEFGKYNGEIILIDELLTPDSSRFWPADKYQKGRVQESFDKQFLRNYLISINFNRQPPAPDLPEEIIMKTSEKYLEALEKLTGQKI
- a CDS encoding DUF971 domain-containing protein; the encoded protein is MNPKKIKLIEGKNLLISWQDGKEHSIPLLKLRKLCPCATCLAEREKQSKTYIPVFSENQITVDEIKQVGNYAIAIFWKDGHNTGIYEYTFLRLIGENSKD
- the pgsA gene encoding CDP-diacylglycerol--glycerol-3-phosphate 3-phosphatidyltransferase, which gives rise to MTLPNQLTVLRIILTPVFLYFFLSNDPLFIQISLAIYIIAALTDWYDGWLARKFNYITEWGKFWDPLADKILTSVVFIGFVIVKLLPLWMVLLIIFRDLSVTLLRVYADSRGYSFRTTYYAKWKTMLQMIFLYYLLILYVSKNTAEIYNQYQMIVDILLNKDIIYFVMLAITIITVHSGITYLLLNKSLIKQLLNETDKLV
- a CDS encoding phosphatidylglycerophosphatase A, with the protein product MKQINWFEKFLGSGFYTGYIPFASGTFGSLAASIIYFLIPGTENIIVLFAMILVFFLYGVFVSFKFENVYGKDPAECTIDEVVGTWIALLNLPKSLLLVIISFFVWRALDIIKPFPARKSESLPGGWGIMVDDVISAFYTFIIMQILFHYFKVS
- a CDS encoding competence/damage-inducible protein A, translating into MKAYLISIGDELLIGQTINTNAAYIGNALSEINIEVIEVSSIGDDIKTILEELQRASAMADLIVITGGLGPTHDDVTRNAIVSFFKTELIQNEEVLNDIRALFEKRGRKVTPINEAQALVPKIATPIKNKRGTAPGMWIEQNGKIYVVMPGVPFEMKGMMEDFVIPKLSELMKDSTSIIKKLILQTTGIPESALFERLGNLDELLDNAKIAFLPNQYGVKLRITVTENSEEEALKKLNEIEQKIRTKVGRYIFGRGEETLEQVIGKLLSDRGLTLAVAESCTGGEVCSRITNVSGSSKYFERGIVTYSNASKVELLRVNEDTIAEVGAVSREVAMQMAEGVRAVSGTDIGISTTGILGPTGATTNKPVGLVFIGYCDEKVCTAKKFLFGDDRILNKQRATQAALEMLRRQLLGISDEE
- the thpR gene encoding RNA 2',3'-cyclic phosphodiesterase gives rise to the protein MKSRIFVALNIPDEAKDKLFEIINQLHTDKNLKWEKKDKIHLTLKFVGDVDDEDVPLITKELEFLQEYKTQNLQITGFGFFFRFKEPKILWAGLKFSDELKLIAQKLDDYFTKFGIEKEKREFKPHLTLMRIKNNPGDNFINKFKNSKFEPIDFQSNSISLIKSELNPSGSVYTEIKKYNLRPLEE
- the recA gene encoding recombinase RecA, with protein sequence MSTDRDQKLKIIEDAIAGIEKTYGKGAIMKLGDGIINDIEAIPTGALSLDIALGIGGIPRGRITEIFGPESSGKTTLCLHVIAEAQKMGGLAAFIDAEHALDVNYAKKLGVDTANLLISQPDYGEQALEITDTLVRSNALDVIVIDSVAALVPRSEIEGEMGDATMAVQARLMSQALRKLTAAISKSKTAVIFINQLRSKIGVMFGSPETTTGGNALKFYASVRIDIRRIAAIKEGEDVIGNRTKVKIVKSKVAPPFKQVEFDILYNEGISKTGDLVDLGTELGIIKKSGAWFTYGEDRIQGREQFRQKLIEYPEMYKRLEDEIKAKIGFKRAGYEAEQKAEEKTEEKSKSKKSAK
- a CDS encoding regulatory protein RecX, with product MIVERIVSKDDDKATVFFDNGEKLVLHKDVLYQSGLRKGDEISSDRFSILNQEETFYLIKQKAFRLLQRRIHTAKELHTKLRQKFSDDSLIKKCITELQQKGFIDDKEFAVAFISEKQKSKKWSRARLKSELIKRGISSQIINDFLNETFNSEKEEQSALELAEKKYNQLIRKESDKRKLFQKLVMHLQSKGYDYDLSSEIVRKILSVEED
- a CDS encoding NUDIX hydrolase, yielding MEVEFTKSAVIPYRLKDGKLEILLVTSIKKKNWIVPKGYIEFNLTPFESAKKEAYEEAGVVGSNETVEVGQFINEKKSGKELVKVYTMEVDEELDDYPEKNLRKRKWFVYEEAIEKVQNTQIKNFLKKLKESIKN
- the murB gene encoding UDP-N-acetylmuramate dehydrogenase, producing the protein MTGKMKLFENYSLKELNTFHIDVKAKRFIIVENVNELKELFNSSELSAVKFLTLGGGSNILFTKDIDDTIIHLSFNQLSELKSDDNFVYLKAEAGLIWDDLVKYSVEKNLGGIENLAMIPGTVGAAPIQNIGAYGQELKDTLVEVEFYDLIENKIRCLSNEQCQFGYRDSVFKNELKNKFIITSVTFRLSKNPVPVLNYGNVSNELSKSGIKNPTVKDVSNIIRKIRTEKLPDPDLIGNAGSFFKNPFVEEQILQQIRKKFPDVPSFNQENKIKIPAAWLIEKSGLKGFRKGNVGTYPNQPLVIVNYGNATGTEILEFAMFIQKTVLEKFNIQLEPEVNII
- a CDS encoding phenylalanine 4-monooxygenase yields the protein MGSNSKDEKILSAYEKAAQEGIDPRCIPQKLTGSVPIHDEIVYPDYTDEEQNNWKFLYNRQMSFLPGRACDEYIDGAKALNLTPDRIPYLKAISHVFNNTTGWKVARVPGLIDVEDFFGLISKKIFPSTDYIRTKEELDYTPAPDLFHDIFGHMPLLTNSNFASFYQQFGIASLNATGIDRKYLETLHWFTVEFGLIKKPEGMRIYGAGILSSLGEVQHALSDEVEVREFDPDKIVVQEYDVWHLQPILFAIESFEQLEDGFRSWTKRKKLL
- a CDS encoding peroxiredoxin, translated to MSLKVGDIAPDFTLFNQDAQPVSLNQFKGKKVVLSFFPFANTSVCTKEMCTFRDEMKEYESLDAQVLGISVDSPFALKLFHEKNNYNFPLLSDFNKEVCTKYGTLTVFVPGKFDFQGVSKRAAFVIDRDGVIQYEEVLDNPGNEPNYNAIKETLSKIK
- the bcp gene encoding thioredoxin-dependent thiol peroxidase, translated to MIEEGKKAPDFTLPDQDGNKVKLSDLKGKYVVLYFYPKDDTPGCTKEACNFRDTFPKFKNIDAVILGVSPDSVSSHKKFAEKYKLPFRLLADEDKKVVEKYGVWKEKSMYGKKYMGVERTTFVIDPDGKIKKIFPKVKVDNHHKEVLEALKD
- a CDS encoding 6-carboxytetrahydropterin synthase yields the protein MVYITRRETFAAAHRLFKPELSDEENLKMFGKCSHPNWHGHNYTLEVVVAGEVNPETGFVLDVKELKKIIHQYVIDKVDHKNLNLDTDFLKGIIPTSENICIAIWNQLKDKIPSGKLYSVKLYETENNYFEYRGE